acttctcttttttttatttttttttattcactactgtttttggtttccaaaactgcatcagaaacctGATTGTGTGGCTGCACCCTCACTGTATAGTACACATTTTCTGTTGGAAAATAGACCTTAAAGGGGTGGACCACTTTCTGACTAATTGTGACCAATGTTTATGTAAAATAACTGTATCGCAATTGATAATATAGCCATTGTTGATATTCTGTACCGTTTGATATATTTAATAAGCCTTGTCCTCTTGTTAGGTAAATCTTTTGTGTTGTCAACACAGAGGTCCTGTcattaagatggctgctgatggagggtcatgtgaccagacagatCACCTCCATATTGTGTTCTCTAGCGCAGGTGCTGTGTATCTTAATAAACTCCCACCATTTTAAGAGCAGAAAACCCAGGGTCAATGTATTTGAGCAGAAGAGACGTCACATGGAGATGATTTGCCTAGTCAAATAACCcttcatcagcagccatcttatggacaggatctcTGTATGGACAGGCACaaagacttggccaacaaggGGTAATACCTtgtgaaatatagaaaataacaTTAGTAAgcgccatataatcatcttacaaacgcaattgtcaacagtaaccagaaagtggacaacctctttaatcatTGAGACCTACGTCCAGTAAAATAGATGAACATTAGTCAATACTCGGGAACAAAGATGACGCTACAACATATCCTGGCCAACTACTGCTTGATGTAGACCGTTCTCACCAGCAACCACCAGATTTACAAGAAACTTCTAGAAACTGTACAGGCATAGGGTAGCGATTTCAAAACCTTGACTAGTGTGAAAACAACCCTTTGGTAGTAGGTGTTAACTAAAGCTTGTATAAATACCTCAGGGGAAGGGTACTCTGGAATGGAGAGGCATACACCTTTTCAGGAAACAGTTGTGTCTGTGGGGTCTTCTTCGTTGACCTTGGTTTACtgaaataaaatatgaaaattcTTAATTTATGATTTCACCAAAGATGAACAAATATGCAATATTAATTTGACACATTGTGATTGTCTGTCCTGCGCTTTGGGGTcatattcattattattattattatcaactGATCTATAGTCAAGTATTTGGAGCATTGACACACTTTcccacatttcattaatattacATTTAGCACTAAGACCtggccccctaaggggtgcagactgggtggtattggttggcatgctgggcactggaataataaaggcttccatcttattgataTTGAATTCTTCcattaatcgttttcagcaacactgtccctaacaCATGAGTgtttgccatgtctctccctatgctcagctcataggacaatggcggagaccgcagaggatgagggttttatagggctgtgacaatcCATGATATCTGCGGTTtggctggcttaggctactttcacactagcgcttttttgcggatccatcatggatctgcaaaaacacttccgttacaataatacaaccgcatgcatccgtcatgaacggatctggttgtattatgtcttctatagccatgacggatccgtcctgaacaccattgaatgtcaatgggggaTCTATTCTATtgtgacggatccgtccccattgccttacattgtgtgccaggacagatccgtttggctcagtttcgtcaggaagacagcaaaacgctgcaggcagcattttggtgtctgcatccagagcgaaatggtgactgatcggaggcaaactgatgcgttctgagcagatccttttccattcagaatgcattagggcaaaactgatccattttggaccgcctgtgagagccctgaacggatctcacaaacggaaagccaaaacgctagtctgaaagtagGCTTAACTGCATTTTGGGAGATCTCATGTTCTCGAGCTTGTCTCCTTTACACTTAGTTtcgctttgtaacacgtgcagccgccattttaggaaaactgattcattgccacaaagcgcaaggaaattcggatccGTTGCGAttcgaagttttcctaaacttcggaccgcaTTTCTCTTTgaatgctttgctcaacactagtgatgtgTATAGTTTGTGTTCATCTGCGTCACTATATTATTACTTGTATGAATGCTTTCAACagtctagaacagggatcagcaaccttcggcactccagctgctgtgaaactacaactcccagcatgcaaacatgctcagctgctcttctaactcccatggaactgaatgaagcattctgggagtagtaatttctgaacagctggaggttgctgatccctggtctccAATATAGCATGAATGAACCGATGACATTTATTGATATTTTCCCCAAACACACTTACAATGGTCTCTGATTGCATCCATTTCTCACATTTTTAGAAAAATCTTTTTGTATGTAAGTAGAAAAGCAGAAACATAAGAGTAATTGACTCTTCTACTGATCAGCAACCATGAGTTAAATGGTCCAGAGGGAACTCTTTCAGATAGTTTCATTTGCATTCTCTTTTTAAAGCATTGTGGGGCGATTGCATTTGGACAAAAGATCTTTCCTTGGACAATTACCAGAATTTCTGGCCATTGCATAGAGAATAGCTAGTAACGAATGGTGGTAAAATGGTCACATCTGTTTGTGGTAATTGTAACTGAAATCGAATGTTTACCTATAGCCTTGCACAGTGTTAAACATGGAATAACTCATGCATGGTAAACTAATTTGCCCTACCTCTGGAACATTTCAAATGGCCAAGATTGGGCTTTTTCAGATTAGTGTAAACAGGTGCACTGCCACCAGAGGTCCATGCACACATGCCAGCATTTATATTCAAATAGGGGGCATAGGGCAATAATCAGGTTACAAAGTCTTAACAGAAAGGACTGAATTCAGTTTATTACATACAAGTATATACATTTTAATGAGAATTGTCAAAAGGCTTTTTGCCTAATTTCTTATGTCATTGTGGTCAAGATAAATGAGGCCATACAAGACTTCTTGTTTTATAGTACACGGTTCTTTGGTGGTACAAGAATCCATCAGATATCTAAGTTGATCATAGAATCTGAAATATAAAAGTGAAATTACCTATGATAGATTGCTAGCCAAATATGCTGGGCTTAGAGACCAGGacgcttttatgtttttttttatgcctgCTGTTTGTTCACTTTtcaacatagttttttttttttaaagaggaccttttatgggtccagacattataaactaagtatcaggaaacgtagggcatagtgcagggatctaactgcaatTACGGTTTTTCTGGGCTCCGCTCCGTTCGCcagctgtggcccccgttgtattctcccaCCTGGCATGCTAattttagccagggagaaggtgagtttgtTTTCTCTCCCTGGCggtgacgctctctgctgccactggacagcgctacagccagggagaaggagacgccacggagaaagactcagtctcctcctcattgcaacAATGATACAATTTGCATATcaggcgggagaatacaacgggggccacaACGGGTGAATGGAGCAGCGCCcagaaaaatagtaagtgcagttagatccctgcactatgccctacatatcctgatactactatagtttataatgtttggaccatgaaaggtcctctttaagcattttTAAGGTTGCAATGACCTAGTACGCTGTCCTTCCTGACAGTGTAGGACATAACCCTTAGGTTCCTCACCACTTGCAATCTGGATCCCCCTACTGGGTAGACAAACCTAGACATGGCTCTTTGGTTGGCAGTCTAGGCAGATGAAGGATCACTTACAAGTCTCCCTAAATTAAGCTTACTTATGTGCACTTTTACTGGGCCACACTACCTTGTCATAAAGACATTTCCCCTGATTTGCATTTACATAGAAACATTGAAGATTGACGTCAGAAAAAGACCAACTAGTCTGCCCCTATTTTATTACCTGTCTTAGGATAGACACGTGTTTATCTCAGGCATGTTTaaattcacttactgtagattttcCAACCACATCTGATGGGAGTTTGGGCCTCAACTAATTTATGGCATTAACAGATTGAAGTGCTATCATTTGATTCACTGAATTTAGGAATTGCCTGAATGTCCACGTGGTCAACACTCAACCGgaagcagctgattggcagctCCCATTGATATCAAATTCATATGTCATTAGTGTTAATCACTGTAAAATTGCTTTACAGAGATTTTGATGTTTtatgtatataaaatgtaattattgtaaaataaaaaagtatcttTTTAGGACCTTTGGAGGACATTTATTATGGTATTTATGCCACtattgtggcataaaaaaaaaatttgaattttggtGCACGCCATATTTGCagcaaaatttgcaacttttccccCTGTCCCCACACTCAGAAGTGGCGAGAAGAGGGGTCGTGGCCAGCCGGCCAGACACATTTATTCGCATTCATGCCAGAATGGCGTGAAATAAGACAGAAATCTATAACAGTTAGGAGGCTGCAGTAGATTTTAGTCTGTTGCACGGCCAGAAGGAGGATGCACAAAATCTATGAGAAGAATGCTCCTCTGCATAAATTTGGAGCCCTCTCCGGCAGGCGATGAAAATGCCGATCTTGATAAATGCCTCCCTTTGTTTTTCTATTCCTAGACTGGGTACAATTATAGCAAACTCTCCATTGTGAGAAGTAACAAGACTTATGGGTTTTTGGCCTGTGGATGTAGGATATTACCAATAACTGACAGAAGACAGAACTGATTCCTGATATTATATCTAGGGCAGCGTCTGAGGGACTGTACTTGTGTCATGTACCATCCCATCAGGCTATCCGTTTTGCCCAGTGTTTTCCTTTTGTTTCCACACAAAGAGATTCATATACAGATATTTTCTAGCATTAGAGGTCTCTACCTACCTAATCTTTTTGATTCACTCTTATGTGGAAAAAACATAGTGACAGTCATGTAGTTACTAGTGACTACCCCTATAGACACTGTCCCCAGGGCATGGGGGATGGGGTCAACCTGTACTTGATGACACCAGTCAAGCAGGTCACTTGGACATTGTAGATTATGTGGTTCCTAGCTATAGTGCCATTCTTGtttgaatttcacacaaaaatttgTAGGCACCACAAATGCAATCAGACCTATTTTTACTACAGGCCTTTAGCTAGCACCCATGAGATATATCACCTGGTTAAAAGCTGTTTCTCCCAACTCCTCCATAAACCAAGCATGCATGTTTTTTTCAATGGAGCGAGGGCAATAAGTCACTGCCAGCCACATTTTCCTGTGGGAACAAAGGatggggcatgttgaaatccagcatAGCCAATCCTTCATTCTCCTGAGATCTGATGTTGGGATGAACTGGCAGACTACTCATACATAAAAgattcccacactccaaaaacatgcTGATGGGCAATCTAGACTGTGAGCTCCTCTGAGGAGAGCAAGTTATGGTAATGATGACGTCTTTAATGCTTTGTGGAATATGTTTCTTCTATGTAAGGAAGAAAaataaatgtccaataggtgcaATCTTTGGGATttgctcctatctcaagaatggggccTCGCCATGAAAGGAAAGCACACATCACATGCGTGGCATCCTCTACATTCACTGCTACAGTGCTTTCTTGAAAATAGCTGAGGAAGTGCACTTGGTTGTTTTTGGAAGTCCTACAGCAGTAAATGGATAGGAAGCCACACATATACCCTCCACCCCTATAttaactgctatgggacttccaaaaataaccaaaccagcacttggctattttcaaaagtcccatagtagtgaatggaggaTGGCTGCGCATGTTCAGCTTAATCTCCTTTCACTTAGCGTTCTATTCTTGAGATTTGACCTGCCCCATAGGTCAACTATTAGACATTTATAGCATAGCctgtcaatatgccataaatattccagattgggataacccctttaacacacaaCCAAACACTATCAGAAACATATACAAAACAGCATTATCTATATTTTACATTGTGATACCGAATATCAAatgtcatcataaattaggttTTTCAAAGGGTATTGGTGCTAACAAATATTTTTCAGTACAACACAAAACACTGAGTAATGTATCCCTATggagttttttttacactttatggaTGACCAACATCTTCTTTTCTGCCTTTCACTACCAAGTATGAATAGAAATGTGCATTGGATAGTTATAAACCTCCCCTGGGCCTTCTCTGTAAACTGTAAGAAGGTGCAATAGATCTTTATTGACCAGGTGGGCTGCAGTATATGGACAGGGTCTTCTTTGAGCTGCTGATTTAAATCTATGCTGATTTCTTGCTATTGTGCCGAGCCCCTGTCACCATTTTATATGCATTTGTGTTCTACTGAACCTTTGTTAGGAGACAGGCTGTACTTTACTTATCATAGAGAACAGTCTTGTAATCTTCTATAAACTCCTACCTCCAAGCTCATTCAGAGTGCAGTCATTGTACTGAGCCACTGTATATAAGGGATATCACTAATATATAGCATGGATGTAAGACTGGCTTAAATGCTTCATATGCTTCCACCATAGTTTTGTCTTGcgtgctatacaatgtacatacATAGCAGTGCTGAATATGTCATTTACTGTTAAATTTGTTCATCAGTTCTATTGAAGACCAGATAATATCACCATGGTTTACTGCATTTACAAACTCAGCCCCACTACATCTATACCTTACATTATTGAGGAGAAAGTCATTGATGTACTAATCCAATTGGACAGAACTACTTGTTCAGTGTAGCTCATATTTTGTACCGGTACGTTTCATGTGGTTAGGTAGTGTGCGGTTGTCCAAGATGGTTACAGGTAGATATGGATCATTATTTTGACTATGTGCATTTTCCTGTATTGGTTTCCTAAGAAGTCTAGCTGACCTACCTATTTATAAAACCAGCAGAGGGGTCTTCTATACCTACACGTTAGATGAATCTGTTTTGTCAGGGTTGTCATAAAAAAATAGATGTGCATAGGGGTATTTTCACACAATACTACTggcataaaaaaacacatatcaGTGCCAGAATTAATACTCCTATGCAGGGTCGGACTGgctcaccagagtaccagaggatccactggtgggcccaagctcatacacaataatggacccctaataatatctatctatctatctatcttctttcCTCATAGGTTTCAACATTGTATGATGTTCTGATTTTTTCCTACATCATATAAAGCTACATTTTGCCATATTTTCGTTATAGTCTGAAAGGATTATACATTAAATATGTAATTAACAGCATAATGCCTCTAACGCCTTTCTATAAAATTATGATGGCAATGAAAACTATAGTAGGTAGCATACTATGAATCTATGTAACTGGTCCATTCTATGTAAATTTAGTATCCAgaagcaaaatatatacggtATCTATAAAACCAGCAATGGAATAAACTCTACTGAATGTAGCAAagctatatataaaataaaaatttataataatTTGCAGACACAAAATCTATACATCACTGTTCAGTCAttcagttagttttttttttcaaaagcaaTGAATGTACAGATGAATGATACATAGATACTGGTGacttatctttaaaaaaaatgtaaaagtttcaAATACAAAAAGGAATgattcaaagtaaaaaaaaaaaatcatagataaggagaaataaaaaaataaataaaaatttaatagttTTCTTACCTGGTCTCTGTCCATGAATAAAGAGCAGACCCATCAGAATAATAAATAGAATGTAAAATAATTTCTGAAATTTCATTTTTCCTTTTGGGGAGAGAATCCCTGTGAGAGGTTGGGCTGATGTATCAATTCCTTGAAGCTGCTTTCAACTAACTCGGCTCAGAGTGAGGTGTTTGCTGCCTATCCCTGCAAGGTTAATGATCACAGGAGACAAGGTTAAAGTGCCTCCCACTTTGCCTTTCCCTCTCAACAAGACTTGGGCTCTTACTGCTGGCTGTCTCCTGGTTGCTCTAGATAAGTACTACTTCTAGAATAAAAGTCAACAGTACGTAGCTGCTACCAATGTATATGGTTCAAGAAACAAAGAGAGGTCTTCCCTTTAAATACCACCCATCCAGGGAGACCTTTGCAAAGTAATTCATGAAGTTCTTAAATTTGCAACTGTTTAAACTTTGCATGGCCCATATTGGTCCCATATGCAGCACAGCAATGGAAATGACAGGAAGTCCCTTCTATTGTCCCAACGTTGAAAGAATCCCGGAGCACACACTTAAAACCCCAAAATGCTTTGTGAGGTAACTTACTGCTCCAGTGATTTATCGTTTACTGACTAGCTGCAAAGTGGCATCCATTGAAAACCTGTGGACTGCTAAGCCTAATGCCACAGCATTGTGCGTTTGAATGGGAGTTGGGTCCAGGCTATGCTGAGCTGAATGGTGGATTCACTGACCCAATGATGGTGTTTTCCTTTTAGATTGACATTTTCCAACCATCTACAAAAAGAAACTATTTTGTTCTAAGGCTTGGAAAGTATCTCTTGACAACAAAGGTGAAGCAAGAGCGGTTATTGGGCTCTCACTTTGTCATATATCATCACAAGTGCATGTGTAGGCTGTTTAGATGACACAGATGCAGGTGCTCTGGGTCTGTTTACACTGTTTTGTCCCCCCACAGGACGTTCAAGTAGGCAGTGATTCAAAGGCAAATGGCCTTGCAGGCATTCACATTACAATCTAGTAGGTTTCCGATGCTTTCAGTAAAGAACACAATGGCTGTACGGTTATATACAATTTAATTATGATGGCAGCATTGGACTTTTTGTGCTGCGCTTGGCAATTATGGAACAGAGTCTCCACGGTCTGTTCAAAAAGCGTCAAAAACTAAGTTAGGTGCACTAAATGTCAGCAGATCCCTAAAAAGTAGAAGCATCACAGAAAATAAAATCACGTAAAGTGACATTTCCCTGTAGTCTATCCTTGCCTAAAACAGTTGCGCCCGGGGCTCATATGTTAAATAAAAACCTGAAGACGACCTAGATGTATAGTATGGCATGCCTGTCTATGTTGATCTTGATTTATACACTACTTTAAAAGTTTCTCTCTTAGATTTGAATGGGCCTTAGGCATTCCGAGTGAATGTACTTTGAATGGTCAGCCCACAAATTTGCTTTGATTTTTATTTGGAAAAATGCCTGTCCTTTATAGACAATGCAAGAATAATAAAGAAAGTTGCAAATGAAAAGgttgcatggatttttatgggAGCATCACGCTGTCCATCGCCATTTATTGATATCAGATATTTTTGTAGATGATGTGTCCAGTTAACACATTAATATGTAGAGGTAATACACTGacgagaaaatgggtaacaatgttttgaacttttgactttcaggatccatatctcaccatccactacagcttcgaacgtgagactaccatcattttatagacaaccaTCTTggttatctcatacataaattggacgtGCATCTAGTtaacatatgattagttatgcagattcttgtcatgcaactgcattgttactgcttTGCtccttcttgtatactacaaattacaacttgTTCTCACATTCTCTAATAGCTCAGTGTTTtgttaggttgattcccaaaggaaaggtcactggttcaaatccaggagcagccattaggaagatttcccaagaaaagagaaacagcattatccagctcatcgataaaggtatctcagccaagaaaattgccaaacagtTGGAATAATATGAAATGAAGTCTgcccatccattccaaagccaagaggtggacgtccaggcaaaatattgtaatcaacaagttggctcatcacaaggtcaaTCAGTTCTGGCGTGACAAGCACGGCAGTGGAGGTGGTTCGTATGCTTTGTAATAGTGACATCATAGATGTCCATGCAAACACTGTGCAAagcgcattacacaagtctggaatggtggcccgaaaaaaggtgaagaagtctTGACTTCAATTTTGTCATAAGAAGCGTCAgcttgagtttgcaaaaaagtacgaaCAGTGGACAGTAAAATATTGGATTGATTTGGAGCgggtgatttggagcgatgagacGAAAGTGTAAATGGGtcaggaagaaacaagggaaaaaggGGATAACAGATCGAGAAATTGAATGAACtgtcaagtttggtggaggaagcctgatgatatgggattgtttcacagccaaaggtgttGGATTCTTGtccaggatcgatggtggtctcaatgctgagctatatgtgagtatcctacaagacgagttacttcgTACACTTTATCAAGTTTGAAAAGGACAACACAGTGTTCCAGCAGAACAACGACGCAAAGTATACGTCGAGATTGGCGAATTAATGGTTCAATGACTATGAAGtaaaggtgctggattggcccccacagttcccagacctcaacccaatcgaacacttgtgggtagagtttaAGAAAAAGCTatattcgtacccaagtgagttgaccagtatgcaccaacattgggaatgtgtagaagaaacctgggaacagatttcggttgagaaatgcttgaatctgatcgagagcatgcccagaaggagttaggcagtgttgaaagccaaaggtggatttacaaaatactaacaaaatattaaaaatgtcaatttagaattttaggagcaaaacaataACAATGCAATTATGTGACAAAAATCTGCATaagtaatcatatg
This portion of the Bufo gargarizans isolate SCDJY-AF-19 chromosome 1, ASM1485885v1, whole genome shotgun sequence genome encodes:
- the APELA gene encoding apelin receptor early endogenous ligand, translated to MKFQKLFYILFIILMGLLFIHGQRPVNQGQRRRPHRHNCFLKRCMPLHSRVPFP